The bacterium genome includes a region encoding these proteins:
- the prfA gene encoding peptide chain release factor 1, which produces MIQKLEELEGKYKELNDLLSNPEIATDYQKYQKHAKAKSELEEIVNKFRRYKSILRGIAETKELLHQEDSLEMQTMAREELERLEAQKTELEQTLQQMLLPKDPLDEKGVILEIRAGTGGEESALFAAELYRMYTKFAERKGWRIGVIDSNPTGLGGFKEIIANVEGRGVYSILKHESGVHRVQRVPVTEGSGRIHTSAVTVAILPEAEEVEVEIKESELKIDTFCASGPGGQHVNTSHSAVRITHLPTGMVVSCQDERSQFKNRAKALKVLRSRLYQLAQEEQANAIANNRKTQVGSGDRSEKIRTYNFPQNRLTDHRINLTLYQLDRIMEGDLDEITTALGTHFQAEALKKLVTA; this is translated from the coding sequence ATCCGGAAATAGCTACTGACTACCAGAAATATCAAAAGCACGCAAAAGCGAAATCGGAACTGGAAGAGATTGTTAATAAGTTCCGTCGCTACAAGTCTATCCTGCGCGGGATAGCCGAGACCAAAGAACTTCTCCATCAGGAAGATTCCCTGGAAATGCAAACCATGGCGCGGGAGGAGTTGGAGCGGCTGGAAGCCCAGAAGACAGAGTTGGAACAAACGCTGCAGCAAATGCTGTTGCCAAAGGATCCTCTGGATGAAAAAGGCGTCATTCTTGAAATTCGTGCCGGAACGGGCGGGGAAGAATCTGCGCTCTTTGCGGCTGAGCTATATCGTATGTACACGAAGTTTGCAGAACGTAAAGGATGGAGAATCGGTGTCATTGACAGCAATCCGACAGGCCTGGGTGGTTTCAAAGAAATTATTGCCAACGTAGAAGGCCGGGGAGTTTACAGTATTCTGAAGCATGAGTCAGGTGTTCATCGCGTTCAGCGGGTTCCCGTGACAGAAGGAAGCGGAAGGATTCATACATCCGCGGTGACTGTTGCGATCCTGCCGGAAGCAGAAGAAGTAGAAGTAGAAATCAAGGAATCAGAGCTGAAGATCGATACGTTTTGCGCGAGTGGTCCTGGAGGACAGCACGTCAATACATCGCACTCAGCCGTAAGAATTACGCACTTGCCCACCGGAATGGTTGTGAGCTGTCAGGATGAACGATCTCAATTCAAGAACCGGGCAAAGGCCTTGAAAGTTTTGCGGTCTCGTCTGTATCAGCTTGCTCAAGAGGAGCAAGCAAATGCGATCGCGAACAACCGGAAAACTCAGGTAGGTTCCGGGGACCGAAGTGAAAAAATCCGCACTTACAATTTTCCCCAGAATCGTTTGACCGATCATCGAATCAACCTCACCCTCTATCAGCTCGACCGAATCATGGAAGGGGATCTCGATGAAATCACCACAGCCTTAGGCACACATTTTCAAGCAGAAGCCCTGAAAAAACTCGTCACCGCTTG